In Microbacterium binotii, one DNA window encodes the following:
- the ppk2 gene encoding polyphosphate kinase 2: MSAARLPKKLYERELARLQAQLVDMQAWVQATGARVVVIFEGRDAAGKGSTIKRVSEYLNPRVSRIVALPTPTDREKSQWYFQRYVPHLPAAGEIVLMDRSWYNRAGVERVMGYCTDAEYQRFLRQAPLFERMLVEDGILLLKYWFSVSDVEQEARFRSRASDPMRRWKLSPNDVLSITKWEDYSRAKDAMLVHTDIPEARWYEVDNEDKRRGRINMIHHLLEQIPWQPIPHETVEIPERPASRGYERPPRSLDAMVPDYAATLER, from the coding sequence ATGAGCGCGGCGCGGCTGCCGAAGAAGCTCTACGAGCGCGAGCTCGCTCGTCTGCAGGCTCAGCTCGTCGACATGCAGGCCTGGGTGCAGGCGACCGGAGCGCGCGTGGTGGTGATCTTCGAGGGCCGCGACGCTGCGGGCAAGGGCTCGACGATCAAGCGGGTGTCGGAGTACCTGAACCCCCGCGTCAGCCGCATCGTCGCTCTGCCGACGCCCACGGATCGCGAGAAGTCGCAGTGGTACTTCCAGCGCTATGTCCCGCACCTGCCCGCGGCGGGCGAGATCGTGCTGATGGACCGCTCCTGGTACAACCGGGCCGGCGTCGAGCGTGTCATGGGCTACTGCACCGATGCGGAGTACCAGAGGTTCCTGCGCCAGGCGCCGCTGTTCGAGCGGATGCTGGTCGAAGACGGCATCCTGCTGCTCAAGTACTGGTTCAGCGTGTCCGACGTCGAGCAGGAGGCGCGTTTCCGCTCGCGGGCGAGCGACCCGATGAGGCGCTGGAAGCTGAGCCCGAACGACGTGTTGTCCATCACCAAGTGGGAGGACTACTCCCGGGCGAAGGATGCGATGCTCGTGCACACCGACATCCCCGAGGCGCGCTGGTACGAGGTGGACAACGAGGACAAACGTCGTGGTCGGATCAACATGATCCACCATCTGCTCGAGCAGATCCCGTGGCAGCCGATCCCGCACGAAACCGTGGAGATCCCGGAGCGACCCGCCTCACGCGGATACGAGCGTCCGCCGCGCAGCCTGGACGCGATGGTCCCCGACTACGCCGCCACGCTGGAGCGCTGA